A genomic segment from Kyrpidia tusciae DSM 2912 encodes:
- a CDS encoding DUF1450 domain-containing protein, with product MNSLSLKFCKKNLEKSGDVLRALQEKYPDLKIEVSDCLDVCGLCTDVPFVLRNNAIVHGRNARDLYLKLERGMQPFFRRDPIPGTAAAMALKSGASDTSSSQS from the coding sequence ATGAATTCGTTATCCTTGAAATTCTGTAAAAAAAATCTTGAGAAATCCGGAGATGTTCTGCGGGCCTTGCAGGAGAAGTACCCCGACCTCAAAATCGAAGTCTCGGACTGCCTCGACGTCTGCGGGCTGTGTACCGACGTGCCCTTTGTCCTGCGAAACAACGCGATTGTTCACGGACGCAACGCCCGAGATCTATACCTGAAGTTAGAGCGGGGCATGCAGCCATTCTTCCGCCGGGATCCAATCCCGGGAACAGCTGCGGCCATGGCTCTAAAGAGTGGGGCAAGTGACACCTCGTCCAGCCAATCGTGA
- a CDS encoding leucyl aminopeptidase, which produces MEWRVETDSPLGCHIVLLTPEFAAGSPLGLPVSERHAKKGTVTTFFRDGDGGRLWLTAGIGPEAEVQPEHIRQAMGEAGRMAVKEGWEEVAVHLPEVPLPADALGRAVVEGLVLGTYRFDRYRSNPQAQRLRRVDVLRGTRESESLLAGIRRGEADAAGTCLARDLANEPANQLRPDLLASRVQEHFSGSPLEVSVYGGVELERMDLQGLAAVGKGSRYGPRLIEMRYTGDSSKPLIALVGKGMTFDSGGISLKTQRDISDMRMDMAGAAAVIGALDVIAKLRLPVHVVGLVPAAENVPGAHSMLPGDIIRYANGTTVQVANTDAEGRLILADGLILAGKRGARTVIDIATLTGACAAALGPKIAGVFGDDGLRSLLQEVGERVGDRVWPMPLVEEYESMLDSDYADLKNISEGPYAGAITAALFLKRFVPTGVAWAHIDMAGPMDTSKTKGYLPAGATGFGVRLLAETVNRLANA; this is translated from the coding sequence GTGGAGTGGAGAGTAGAGACCGATTCCCCTTTGGGTTGCCATATTGTACTCCTGACCCCGGAGTTCGCGGCGGGTTCACCTCTGGGTCTGCCCGTGAGCGAACGACATGCCAAAAAAGGCACAGTGACGACCTTTTTTCGCGATGGGGACGGGGGCCGGCTATGGTTGACGGCGGGTATCGGTCCTGAAGCGGAAGTTCAGCCGGAACATATTCGGCAGGCCATGGGGGAAGCCGGCCGGATGGCGGTGAAAGAAGGATGGGAGGAGGTAGCGGTACACCTCCCAGAGGTTCCGCTTCCCGCCGATGCGTTGGGCCGGGCTGTGGTTGAAGGCCTTGTCCTCGGCACCTACCGGTTTGATCGCTATCGGTCGAACCCGCAGGCGCAAAGGTTGCGGAGAGTAGACGTGCTTCGGGGAACTCGCGAGTCCGAATCACTTCTTGCAGGGATTCGCCGGGGTGAAGCGGATGCAGCGGGGACGTGCCTGGCGCGGGATTTGGCCAATGAGCCGGCCAATCAGCTGAGGCCCGATCTGCTCGCCTCCCGAGTACAAGAGCACTTTTCAGGTAGTCCATTGGAAGTCTCGGTGTACGGGGGCGTGGAATTGGAGCGGATGGACCTTCAAGGTCTGGCGGCCGTGGGGAAGGGTAGCCGCTATGGTCCCCGCCTCATCGAAATGCGCTATACCGGGGATTCGTCCAAACCGCTGATTGCCCTGGTCGGCAAAGGCATGACCTTTGACTCCGGTGGCATCAGTTTGAAGACCCAGCGGGACATCAGCGACATGCGGATGGACATGGCGGGTGCAGCCGCGGTCATTGGGGCCTTGGACGTGATCGCCAAGCTGCGTCTGCCGGTGCATGTGGTGGGATTGGTACCGGCTGCAGAGAACGTTCCCGGGGCGCATTCGATGTTGCCCGGGGACATTATTCGTTACGCGAACGGGACCACCGTTCAGGTCGCCAACACTGATGCAGAAGGACGTCTGATTCTCGCGGATGGGCTGATTCTGGCGGGAAAGCGCGGGGCGCGCACGGTCATCGATATCGCCACCCTAACCGGTGCGTGTGCTGCAGCCCTGGGGCCCAAGATCGCCGGTGTGTTCGGTGATGACGGGCTTCGAAGTCTGCTGCAGGAGGTCGGGGAACGGGTGGGGGATCGGGTTTGGCCCATGCCCCTGGTGGAAGAGTATGAGTCCATGCTGGACAGCGATTATGCCGATCTCAAAAATATCAGCGAGGGGCCATACGCGGGTGCGATCACGGCCGCCTTGTTTTTAAAACGTTTTGTCCCGACAGGGGTCGCTTGGGCGCATATCGACATGGCCGGCCCCATGGATACGTCCAAAACGAAGGGTTACCTGCCCGCCGGGGCGACGGGGTTCGGCGTCCGCTTGTTGGCCGAAACGGTGAATCGGCTGGCAAACGCATGA
- a CDS encoding S1C family serine protease: MKTRPKAPGRSVYRIADVVERYKGAVVNIEVVQDIPRSAASRIPGWPLPQFDDGGEERELHQLNIGSGFFFDRRGLILTNEHVIHGASRILVRLLGRTRVVEAKVVGAHYELDLAVLRVPKPPGLPILHLAKKRDLRVGEWVVAIGNPLGLDHTVTVGVISAKERPMAIGDRKYPHLIQTDAAINRGNSGGPLINLRGNVVGINTAVSQSSQGIGFAIAVDVVRKALREMRLGLPE, from the coding sequence ATGAAGACAAGGCCCAAAGCGCCCGGCCGATCGGTGTATCGCATCGCGGATGTTGTCGAGCGATACAAGGGGGCGGTGGTCAATATCGAGGTGGTGCAAGACATTCCTCGGTCTGCGGCATCTCGGATTCCGGGATGGCCTTTGCCCCAGTTCGATGACGGAGGAGAAGAGCGGGAACTGCATCAGCTCAATATCGGTTCCGGCTTTTTTTTCGACCGGCGGGGGCTGATTCTCACGAACGAACACGTTATCCACGGTGCCTCTCGAATCTTAGTGCGGCTTTTGGGGCGCACCCGGGTGGTGGAGGCCAAGGTGGTCGGAGCTCACTATGAATTGGATCTGGCGGTCCTCCGAGTGCCTAAACCTCCTGGACTTCCAATTCTACATCTGGCCAAAAAGAGGGATCTGCGAGTTGGTGAATGGGTGGTGGCCATCGGCAATCCCCTCGGTTTGGACCACACCGTCACCGTGGGAGTGATTAGTGCCAAGGAACGGCCGATGGCGATCGGAGATCGCAAATATCCCCATCTGATTCAAACGGATGCGGCGATCAACCGGGGCAACAGCGGAGGACCTCTGATCAATCTGCGGGGGAATGTGGTCGGGATCAACACGGCGGTGAGCCAGAGTTCCCAGGGAATCGGCTTTGCTATCGCGGTGGATGTGGTGCGCAAAGCCCTGAGAGAGATGCGCCTCGGCTTACCCGAATAG
- a CDS encoding zinc ribbon domain-containing protein: MPVLKNIISTKQRIGRFITGTPEMIRRTEEIYRAVLGFYLDVIHDNLDKLPGWDRNSGTRELEKLTVRTESRMNRKTGSDWRFITVEVEPTRHSRKLHLDDSWEMTVPTVYEREGIFHLVTAFEKKSNVMKFTDYYRSKNPKVLAVDLNLGRKNRAVCALVGKDGTVHKVRHIGLTACNTTDVHHLLGLIARNVSGLGIVSKGHRPCKKLWRKVHAANDNYAHHLSKRLVDLAVEWGARVIVFENLKHFRPDRNKHGSARMRQRVGYWLHRRVMKYTAYKAKARGVLVALVSPKDTSTRCSLCGSLDTLRAGNILACRNCGPVHNSHVNAAINIGMAWFIREEKRLRQKTA; this comes from the coding sequence ATGCCCGTGCTCAAAAATATCATTTCGACCAAACAGCGTATTGGGAGATTTATCACCGGCACTCCGGAGATGATCCGGCGGACGGAAGAAATCTATCGGGCAGTTTTGGGCTTTTACCTGGACGTGATTCACGACAACCTCGACAAGCTGCCCGGGTGGGACAGGAATTCCGGAACGAGGGAGCTGGAAAAACTGACGGTCCGGACAGAGTCGCGCATGAACAGGAAAACCGGGAGCGACTGGCGGTTCATCACCGTGGAAGTGGAACCCACCCGTCATTCAAGGAAGCTCCATCTGGATGATTCGTGGGAGATGACGGTGCCCACCGTTTATGAAAGAGAGGGTATCTTCCACCTGGTGACCGCTTTCGAGAAAAAGTCCAACGTAATGAAGTTCACCGACTACTACCGGTCCAAGAACCCGAAGGTGCTGGCCGTGGACCTGAACCTGGGCCGCAAGAACCGGGCGGTGTGCGCCTTGGTGGGGAAGGACGGTACGGTTCACAAAGTCAGGCACATCGGCCTGACGGCGTGTAACACGACGGATGTCCACCACCTGCTGGGGCTCATTGCCCGGAACGTGAGCGGCCTGGGAATTGTCTCGAAGGGTCACCGGCCCTGCAAAAAGCTCTGGCGCAAGGTTCACGCGGCAAACGACAATTACGCCCACCACCTGAGCAAACGCCTGGTTGACCTTGCTGTGGAGTGGGGCGCACGGGTCATTGTGTTCGAGAACTTGAAGCACTTCAGGCCGGACAGGAACAAGCACGGTTCGGCCAGGATGCGGCAGAGGGTCGGTTATTGGTTGCACCGAAGGGTGATGAAATACACCGCGTACAAAGCGAAAGCGCGGGGTGTACTGGTTGCCCTCGTTTCTCCGAAGGACACCAGCACCCGGTGTTCGCTGTGCGGCTCGCTGGATACTTTAAGGGCCGGCAACATCTTGGCGTGCAGGAACTGCGGCCCCGTTCACAACAGCCACGTGAATGCCGCCATCAACATCGGCATGGCCTGGTTCATCCGGGAGGAAAAGCGGTTGCGCCAGAAAACCGCCTAA
- a CDS encoding sirohydrochlorin chelatase, with amino-acid sequence MAGTAVLLIGHGSQLQTAAEDMYRVMDDLKRSGRWDIVEAAFLEITPPSIPEGIERCINQGAGRVVIVPYFLHLGKHVLRDLPRIIEEAGRRHPGIQIGLGGHLGYDPRLALIVEERAEQALAAMDTAVG; translated from the coding sequence GTGGCGGGAACCGCGGTGCTATTAATTGGACACGGCAGTCAGCTTCAGACGGCCGCTGAAGATATGTACCGGGTGATGGACGATTTGAAGCGATCGGGTCGATGGGACATCGTGGAAGCGGCTTTCTTGGAGATCACCCCGCCTTCCATTCCGGAAGGGATAGAACGCTGCATCAACCAGGGGGCCGGCCGAGTGGTGATTGTACCGTATTTTCTCCACCTGGGGAAGCACGTCCTTCGCGATCTCCCCCGGATCATTGAGGAAGCTGGACGCCGACATCCGGGGATCCAGATTGGCCTCGGAGGGCATCTGGGCTATGATCCCCGGCTGGCTCTCATTGTGGAGGAACGGGCGGAACAGGCTCTGGCGGCGATGGACACCGCAGTGGGTTGA
- a CDS encoding glutamate synthase-related protein has product MQNELGMWEGSEHDACGIVAAVQRNGVPSNENVQSVIKALIQMQHRAGFVDGEGDGCGILMDLPRKLWSKKLAHHGHPGSLAEDPRFAVGHFFLPRESGESRETWKAKVRGLFGEHRLEILIEEEGNVNSRALGPRGRADEPVFWQVAGLLEDAKEAGRVLFELQLAIEAQTPVHVVSLSTETVVYKVRGSAGSLPDYYPDLASRDLRSAVSIGHNRYSTNTSTVFERVQPFSLLGHNGEINTIAKLREEAEMLGIPLVREGSDSQDLNRTLEGLIHRFGLTLYEAMELVFPPIINEIKNFSPDLQDLYMFFRSAWGPFAQGPAGIVSRYGDECVFSVDALGLRPLWMLQTESALFFSSEQGIVELADMVADPKPLAPGEKIGVQLLRGKGLKIHPYHEYQRVVLERAKKRFAFDHFRGSLQFGMPGVALDTGVSEGLRNVPDRPELRDRLVAAFGWDADDLKLLEFEAHTGAEPIRSLGYDGPLAALSRERQNLADFYKETVAVVTNPAIDREREIEHFSTRTVLGPRPSLAGGVARAGRRVELQTPLLLGGHRTRSVLPAEEYRGLAHQLGTYLFEDLLREFDVSPEAVYVLDATFAEDETLKEAVAHLGREAADAVEAGGCLLVIDDDRAFRDGRQWIDPHLAVSAVHTALKNRAPKAGADNLRRRVSVVLRSGALRNLHDLVTAIGLGADALNPYLMWELAGGDPAVSVGNLYAALQKGLEKVISTLGIHELRGYDRLFSSIGLKPELHPVLETPGFCGSETAGFGWREFEAEARRRYEIANGEGAPRPVRQYNYYPRIWKAAGDAAQGVRPYREYVEKLEEMERSHPISLRHVMDLKESEASGVDPDEVDLSVGEHSLPFLISSMSFGSQNETAYRAYAEAAKQLDMVAMNGEGGEIKDMIGKYPKHRGLQVASGRFGVNIELCNAANILEIKIGQGAKPGEGGHLPGSKVSAKVAAARNAQPGIDLISPSNNHDIYSIEDLAQMIDELKTANPNARVSVKVPVVPNIGTIAVGIAKAGADIITLSGYDGGTGAARAHALKHVGLPVEIGVRHAHVALTEAGLRDQVEIWADGGLKSGLDVVKMILLGANRCGFATLAMVAVGCTSCRACHKDTCHVGIATQIESTEEAKEKGLKMFVPREFDTAVANLVTLFRAMGREVQEWTARLGARRTQDLVGRTDLLEQIRELDRVDVTELLVPTVVSTRKVALSSAPKIRLSSVGVDSLTERIAAQATLEVAAGSETVVQQVDQVTAHDRVLGSFLAGSVTRGRFRGEMKRFKKANLDFNGGSIAGNGLGAYNAPGVHIRVEGGAQDGVGKTAVGGKIVVMKGLNRRGERLDGSVGKGLAYGAQKGLFIVQGDADSRAGIRLSGADVIIGGMLRDPVNDSLGLIGARANLKGFAFEYMTNGRALVLGDPGPWICSGMTGGVVYLRVQPEMGLTEEALKRRIAKGAKVSMQPLDPAGKRDVEELLHLYLRELVRTKQYEEADTVRRLLDHSENHFVMIKPSRQQTDQDIATE; this is encoded by the coding sequence ATGCAGAACGAGCTGGGTATGTGGGAGGGCTCGGAACACGATGCGTGCGGAATCGTCGCCGCCGTGCAAAGAAACGGTGTTCCCTCCAACGAGAATGTTCAGAGCGTCATTAAGGCTCTGATTCAGATGCAGCATCGGGCGGGGTTCGTTGACGGGGAGGGAGACGGGTGCGGGATTCTGATGGATCTTCCTCGAAAGTTATGGTCGAAGAAACTCGCCCATCATGGCCATCCCGGCTCGCTCGCTGAGGATCCCAGGTTTGCTGTGGGGCATTTTTTCCTCCCCCGGGAGTCGGGGGAGTCGCGGGAGACTTGGAAGGCCAAGGTTCGGGGATTGTTCGGGGAGCACCGCTTGGAGATTCTCATCGAGGAAGAAGGGAATGTGAATTCCAGGGCCTTGGGGCCCCGGGGCCGGGCGGATGAACCGGTCTTTTGGCAGGTGGCCGGTCTGTTGGAGGATGCCAAAGAGGCTGGACGGGTTTTGTTTGAGCTGCAACTGGCCATTGAAGCCCAGACTCCGGTGCACGTGGTGTCCCTGAGCACCGAGACGGTGGTGTACAAAGTCCGCGGGTCAGCCGGTTCCCTGCCGGATTATTATCCGGATTTGGCGAGCCGGGATCTGCGATCCGCTGTGAGCATTGGACATAACCGGTATTCTACCAATACATCCACGGTGTTCGAACGGGTTCAGCCGTTTTCATTGCTGGGTCACAACGGGGAAATCAACACCATCGCGAAGCTTCGAGAAGAGGCTGAGATGTTGGGGATTCCCTTGGTTCGGGAGGGGAGTGACTCCCAGGATTTGAACCGAACCCTGGAAGGGTTGATCCATCGGTTCGGTTTGACACTGTATGAAGCGATGGAATTGGTGTTCCCGCCGATCATCAATGAAATTAAGAATTTTTCACCCGATTTGCAGGATTTATACATGTTTTTCCGTTCGGCTTGGGGACCCTTTGCCCAAGGGCCGGCCGGGATCGTTTCTCGTTACGGAGACGAATGCGTCTTCAGCGTAGATGCCTTGGGGCTTCGCCCTTTGTGGATGTTGCAAACGGAAAGCGCCTTGTTTTTCTCCTCTGAACAGGGAATTGTGGAGTTGGCGGATATGGTCGCCGATCCCAAACCCCTGGCACCCGGTGAGAAGATCGGCGTGCAGCTTCTTCGGGGCAAGGGTCTGAAGATCCATCCCTACCACGAATATCAAAGGGTGGTTTTGGAACGGGCGAAAAAGCGATTCGCTTTCGATCACTTCCGGGGATCGCTCCAGTTCGGCATGCCGGGGGTGGCCCTGGATACCGGGGTGTCTGAGGGTCTGCGAAATGTTCCCGATCGGCCGGAGCTCCGGGATCGGTTGGTGGCTGCTTTCGGTTGGGATGCGGACGATCTCAAGTTGCTTGAGTTCGAGGCTCACACCGGGGCGGAACCAATCCGCTCCCTGGGCTATGACGGGCCACTCGCCGCTTTGTCCCGGGAACGCCAAAACCTGGCTGATTTCTACAAAGAAACGGTGGCGGTGGTGACGAATCCCGCCATCGACCGAGAACGGGAGATCGAACACTTCTCCACCCGGACGGTATTGGGCCCCAGGCCGTCGTTGGCTGGCGGCGTGGCCAGGGCAGGGCGCCGGGTGGAACTCCAGACGCCGCTTCTTCTCGGAGGTCATCGAACCCGATCGGTGTTACCGGCTGAAGAGTACCGGGGGCTGGCGCACCAACTGGGGACTTACCTCTTCGAAGACCTGTTGCGGGAATTCGACGTTTCACCCGAAGCGGTTTATGTGTTGGACGCCACCTTTGCGGAAGACGAAACGCTGAAGGAAGCGGTGGCTCACTTGGGCCGGGAAGCGGCCGATGCCGTCGAGGCGGGCGGTTGCCTCTTGGTGATCGATGACGACCGGGCCTTCAGGGACGGCCGGCAGTGGATCGACCCGCATCTAGCGGTATCGGCGGTTCACACCGCTTTGAAAAACCGGGCACCAAAGGCTGGGGCGGACAATCTCCGGCGGCGGGTCAGCGTCGTCTTGCGCTCGGGTGCCCTGAGAAACCTTCATGATCTCGTAACCGCCATCGGGCTTGGGGCGGATGCTCTGAACCCGTATCTCATGTGGGAACTCGCAGGTGGAGATCCTGCGGTGTCCGTTGGCAATCTGTACGCGGCGCTTCAGAAGGGCTTGGAGAAAGTCATTTCCACCCTCGGCATTCACGAGCTGCGGGGCTATGACCGGCTATTTTCTTCCATTGGGCTGAAACCGGAACTGCACCCCGTTTTAGAGACGCCTGGATTTTGCGGTTCTGAAACGGCGGGATTCGGATGGCGGGAATTCGAAGCCGAGGCTCGTCGACGGTACGAGATTGCAAACGGGGAGGGAGCCCCGCGGCCGGTTCGCCAGTACAATTATTATCCCCGGATTTGGAAAGCAGCAGGGGATGCGGCCCAAGGGGTGAGACCGTACCGGGAATACGTGGAAAAGCTGGAGGAGATGGAGCGTAGCCACCCCATTTCCCTGCGGCACGTCATGGATTTGAAAGAATCCGAAGCGAGCGGTGTTGACCCGGACGAGGTAGACCTGTCGGTAGGGGAACACAGCCTGCCCTTTCTCATCTCTTCCATGTCCTTCGGGTCTCAGAATGAGACAGCGTACCGGGCTTATGCTGAAGCGGCGAAACAGCTCGATATGGTCGCTATGAACGGTGAGGGCGGCGAGATCAAAGACATGATTGGCAAGTACCCGAAACACCGGGGGCTGCAAGTGGCGTCAGGGCGCTTCGGAGTGAACATCGAGTTGTGCAATGCGGCCAACATCCTTGAAATCAAGATCGGTCAGGGGGCTAAGCCGGGGGAAGGCGGTCACCTGCCCGGCTCCAAGGTCTCGGCGAAGGTGGCGGCGGCGCGAAATGCGCAACCGGGAATCGATTTGATCTCTCCTTCGAATAACCACGACATTTATTCGATCGAGGATTTGGCCCAGATGATCGATGAGTTGAAAACGGCCAATCCGAACGCCCGGGTGTCGGTCAAGGTGCCCGTGGTGCCCAACATCGGCACCATTGCTGTGGGCATCGCCAAAGCGGGCGCCGACATTATCACCCTGAGCGGATATGACGGCGGGACGGGTGCCGCCAGGGCCCACGCCCTTAAGCATGTGGGTTTGCCGGTGGAGATCGGCGTCCGCCACGCCCATGTGGCGCTGACTGAGGCGGGGTTGCGGGATCAGGTGGAGATCTGGGCGGACGGTGGTCTGAAAAGCGGTCTCGATGTGGTGAAAATGATCCTGCTCGGAGCGAATCGCTGCGGTTTTGCAACCCTGGCCATGGTGGCGGTGGGGTGCACGAGTTGCCGGGCCTGCCACAAAGACACCTGCCACGTCGGGATCGCCACCCAGATCGAATCGACAGAAGAGGCGAAGGAAAAGGGGCTGAAGATGTTCGTGCCCCGGGAGTTCGACACCGCGGTGGCGAACTTGGTGACCCTGTTCCGCGCCATGGGACGAGAGGTTCAGGAATGGACGGCCCGGCTGGGGGCGCGGCGGACCCAGGATCTGGTTGGAAGAACGGACCTTCTAGAGCAGATTCGGGAGTTGGATCGGGTGGATGTGACAGAGCTCTTGGTGCCCACCGTTGTGAGCACCCGGAAGGTGGCCCTGTCCAGCGCTCCCAAAATTCGCCTGAGCAGCGTTGGCGTCGATTCATTGACCGAGCGGATTGCAGCCCAGGCGACATTGGAGGTGGCGGCGGGGAGCGAGACGGTGGTCCAGCAGGTGGATCAGGTTACGGCCCACGATCGGGTGTTGGGCAGTTTCTTGGCGGGTTCGGTAACCCGGGGCCGATTCCGGGGTGAGATGAAGCGCTTCAAAAAAGCGAATCTCGATTTCAACGGCGGATCGATCGCTGGAAACGGCCTCGGTGCATATAATGCCCCGGGTGTCCACATTCGAGTGGAAGGCGGCGCCCAGGACGGGGTGGGAAAAACCGCTGTGGGCGGTAAGATTGTCGTGATGAAAGGGCTGAACCGCCGAGGCGAGCGCCTCGACGGGTCTGTGGGTAAGGGGTTGGCCTACGGGGCTCAAAAGGGCTTGTTCATCGTCCAGGGAGATGCCGATTCCCGGGCCGGGATTCGCCTTTCAGGGGCTGACGTGATCATCGGAGGCATGCTCCGGGACCCTGTGAACGATTCCCTGGGTCTCATTGGCGCCCGGGCGAACCTGAAAGGGTTTGCCTTTGAGTATATGACGAATGGCCGGGCGCTGGTTCTCGGCGACCCAGGGCCGTGGATTTGCTCGGGCATGACCGGGGGCGTCGTGTACTTGCGGGTACAGCCGGAGATGGGACTGACCGAAGAAGCGTTGAAACGGCGGATTGCCAAAGGCGCCAAGGTGTCGATGCAGCCCTTAGATCCGGCGGGGAAGCGGGATGTCGAAGAACTGCTGCATCTGTACCTCCGGGAGCTCGTGCGGACGAAGCAATATGAAGAGGCGGATACGGTGCGCCGGCTGCTTGACCACAGTGAAAACCACTTTGTCATGATCAAGCCAAGCCGTCAGCAGACCGACCAAGACATCGCCACAGAATGA
- a CDS encoding cold shock domain-containing protein, translated as MQGRVKWFNAEKGYGFIEREDGGDVFVHFSAIQQDGFKSLEEGQLVEFDIVEGARGPQAANVVKV; from the coding sequence ATGCAAGGAAGGGTTAAATGGTTTAACGCGGAGAAGGGCTACGGGTTCATCGAACGGGAGGACGGAGGCGACGTGTTCGTCCACTTTTCCGCGATCCAGCAGGATGGCTTTAAAAGCCTCGAAGAAGGACAGTTAGTGGAGTTTGACATTGTGGAAGGCGCTCGTGGTCCACAAGCCGCGAACGTCGTCAAAGTGTAA